A region of the Thioploca ingrica genome:
GAATACTTGCTCCGGCGACTGCTGAAGCAAGATTGATTAAAATACATCTTAATTCCATAATTTCAGTTATCAGTTGTCAGTGTTCATAACGTGGTAATAATTGGATCGTATCATTAATCCAAATCTGAATCGCTTCTTGTAGTGAAGAGAGCATCTCTTTTTCCCACTCCAGTTGAGTTATTTTTAAAGCCTCATGAACATCCGCTTCAAAGGTTTCACGTTGTGTAAATTCTATTCCTTCGTTAAGGAGATAATCAATACCAATTCCACCCGCAGCACCCAGTATGGTTCCGATTGGCCCACCTACAGTACCTATAGCACCGCCAGTACCGACAAGGACCGCTTTAGATACAAAGGGAGCAGACAATTTAGCAAAGATACCTTTACTGGTAGCAGCACTAATCGCTTTAGTTGCAATCCCTTTCCCCGTTGCGCCAACGAGTGTTTTCCCAGTGGTACCCGCAATGGTTTTACCTAAAGTGGCACCCAGCATGGTTAAAGCGGCACCAACCGCCGCTCCTTTAGGCCCTTTTTCATATTCTGCTATGTTCAGCTTATTAAATTGACTTTGCCAATCCAGCACAATATGCGTATTTTTTGTCATGGGTTTGTCAAGATGAGTCGTATACTGAGCTATAAAGGCTTGAAATTGGGTTTGGGTGGTCGATAAAATTTGCAAGTAGTGATGATGAGCTGTTTGTAACGTTTGGTTATAAACTGAACGCAATTGTGGATCAGTCACCTCTGGACGAAGGATAATATTTTTATAATGTTGATGTAAATATTTTTCGACATCATAAGCCACTGCGGCTGATAATTGAGTCGCTTCAATGCTTAATACATGTTGAGTCACCGAAGCCATTGCTTCCCATAAAATCTTGTAGGTAGTAGGATAGGCAAAATACCAATCAGCAAAACGTTTAACACGTTCATGTAGGGTTGCAAAAGTATCGGTAAGGTTATCATGCAACTGTTTCTCTGTCTGGTCTTGCAAAGACGCTTTAGCTTGTTCTAAATAAGCGATTTGTTGCTTAACAAATTCAGAATAATTTTCAGCATTGGCAATAACCCACTTCGCCTTACCGGCTGAATTTTTATAAACTAAAGTTACCGTCGGGCGAACTTGAGAACGAATACCACTGGTGATAACTGATTCATCCGGATGAACCATTTTATTCTGATCGAGACGAACTAACAGGCTATCATACCATTGACGTCCAAATGTCAAGATAAAAAACACCAGAATGAGAATAACGAATACCCAAATAAAAGGGGAAAGTAACCAACGTAATAAACTGCGCTTGGGCGGCGGTTGATGAAACAGTTGAACCACCGGAGTAGCACTATACTCGCTAGTTTTAGCCTCAATAAGTGAAACTGGTTTATCCGTTTTCATAAGTTACCGATGATAAAAACTTAAATTGGATTTATTATAACTTAAAACAAGCTAGGTAGGGTGGGCATTGCCCACCAGGTTGAGCTGAAAAATTGAGAGGCATGTTCTATTTTTAATGTTTATTTGGGGAGAAATAAAAATGGCGATGAAAACACAAATTGAGCAAATTAAAGTTAAAAATTTCAAATTATATAAAGATTTACATGTAACTGATTTACAAAGATTGAATGTATTTTTAGGCGCAAACGGTTCAGGTAAAACTACTTTTTTTAAAATTTTTAGTTTTCTGGCCGCTTGCTTGAAAGAAAATGTCACCGTTGCCGTTAATCGTGAAGGAGGTTTTAAGGAAGTCATTACGCGGGGCTGTGATTCTCAAAAAGATTTGCTTGAATTTGAAATCAAATTTCGCAATTTTGAACAAGGTGAGAAAAGTCCCTTAATCACTTATGAATTAAAAATTGGTTTTAATCGTGGTAGAACCTTTGTAGAAAAAGAAGTTTTAAAATATCGTCGTGGTCGGAGTGGTAAACCTTGGCATTTTTTGGATTATTCAAAAGGTATTGGCTCTGCTATTAAAAACGAACAAGATTATGATGATCAGGCATGGAAAGCTAAGGAAGAGCGTGAAGAACAACCGCTCGGTGCAGAGGACATTCTGGCGTTAAAAGGCTTAGGACAATTTGAGCGCTATAAAACCATTAAAAGTTTTCGTGCTTTATTAGAACAGTGGTTAGTTTCTAACTTGCAAAATGAAGAAATGCGTAAAATCAATGAGGTAGGTGCCGATCAACAACTTTCTACCTCGGGTAATAATCTTGGGCAAGTAGCGAGTTATCTTCATGAATATCATCCTAATATTTTTCAAATGATTTTAGCAAAAATGAAACAACGGGTGCCTGGCATTGATAAAGTGGATGCTTCTATCAATGAAGCCGGCCAAATTTTGCTTAAATTTAGTGATAATAGTTTCACCGATCCTTTCATTTCTAAACATACTTCAGATGGCACCATTAAAATGTTTGCTTATTTGGTGTTATTGCATGATCCAGCACCACGCCCTTTATTGTGTATTGAAGAACCTGAAAATTATCTTTACCCTACGTTATTGAGAGAACTGGCAGAGGAACTCAGAGAATATGCACAACAAGGCGGTCAAGTGTTCGTTTCTACCCATTCACCCGATTTTGTGGATGCTTTAAACATAGATGAACTATTTTTAGTGAAAAAAGCCAAAGGTATCAGTGGAATTTACTCGGCTAAAAAATATGATAATCAAATAACAGAACTCTATGAAAATGGTTGCGAATTAGGTTGGTTGTGGCAACATGGTTATTTCAAAGGGATTGATCCATGATTATCTTTTTAGTGGAAGATTATTCAATGAGAAAATTCTTAGAAGGTATTTTACCGCGCTTAGATTTTAAAAACCATGAGTTTGACATTAAACATCATCAAGGGAAAGAAGATTTAATCAGCAATTTGGATAAAATTATTCCCACCCTATCTAAACGAGCTCAACAAATCATTGTCATCATTGACCAAGATAAACAAGATTGTACCGAACTGAAAAACAAAATAAAGGTAAAAATGGCTTGGTGTTTTTGTGAATATAAAATAAGAATAGCTTGTTATGAATTAGAATCATGGTTTCTAGGAGATATGGAAGCCATTGCTAAATGTTCTACCAAATTTAAAGCGAGTTTTTTTCAAGGCAAAGAAAAATATCGTGATATTGATAGTATCCACAAGCCATCGAGCGTCATTGAAGAAATTGTGCCGGATTGGAAAGATACCTATTTGAGTAAACCTAAATTTGCAGAGAAAATGGCTAAATTTATCTCTTTAGATGCACGGAACACAAAAAAAGCTAATCGCTCGCATAGTTTCCGGGTATTTTTAGAAATGCTGCTTTTGGTAAAATTAACAGAAGATGATGTACGACCTTTTTAACTACTATCAGCCAGATAGTAGGATGTGCACCGCACACCCATCATCACTCAATTCCTGAGTTCAACCGATAATTACTATCTCCAAAAATCAAGTATTTTAACTGTTTGAGCAGCCAATCATTTTGCAGTTGATCTTCAATACTTTATTGACTTTAAACAGTTTTATGTCATTATACACCCAATATTAACCAAATTTATTTTAGAGGTAACCTTGTAGAAGCAGACACGCGAGTCTATTCCTACGAACTTTAATAACAACCAAAGCTAAAGCGATTGTGCAACTCATTAACACCCATTATGAACCTTATCGGCAACAACGACTAAAACACTGGAATGATGTTGCCAACTTATTAGATACCCAAACCACTTGGGGAAATTACTATCACCAGCGGCTAGCACAACTCTACCAATTTCTGGTCGCACCGGGATTAAATGTTCTGGAAATAGGCTGTGGTAAAGGTGATTTATTAGCGGCAGTGCAGCCCGCGAGAGGAATTGGCATCGATTTTTCCGCTGAGATGATAAAGCGTGCCCAACAGCGACATCCTCACCTTCAATTTATCTGTGCTGATGCCCATGCGTTACCTCTAGAAGAACCATTTGATATCATCATTCTTTCTGATCTACTGAATGACATTTGGGATGTACAAACCATTTTTGAACAAGTTGCCAAATTATCTGCTCCTCATACCCGCCTTATTCTCAATTCCTATAGCCGATTGTGGGAGCAACCTCTGGTCTTAGCAGAATGGTTAGGACTAGCCCATCCTACTTTACATCAAAATTGGCTCACGGTTGAAGATATCACTAACCTCCTTTACTTGACTCACTTTGAAGTCATCCAGCATCACACTGAAATCCTTTTTCCCTTGTCAATCCCGTTATTAACCTCATTAGCCAATCACTATCTCGTTAAAATCTGGCCATTTTCGCTATTAGCACTCACTAATATCATCGTGGCACGATCTCGACCACAATGCCGCTCACTTCCTCAAGAACCATGGGTGTCCGTGATTGTGCCCGCACGTAACGAAGCGGGCAATATTGCGCAAATTTTGGCGCGAACCCCGAAAATGGGTAGTGGCACTGAATTAGTTTTCGTAGAAGGTCATTCTCAAGACAACACTTATGCGACTATTGAACAAGCTATCCATGCTCATCCACAACGCCAATGTCAATTATTACGACAAACCGGTAAAGGCAAAGGTGATGCGGTCCGCTTAGGGTTTGAACAAGCTAAAGGTGAGATTCTCATGATTCTGGATGCTGATTTAACCGTTCCTCCAGAAGAGTTACCTCGTTTTTACGAAGCTTTACATTCCAGCCAAGGCGAATTTATCAATGGAGTGCGCTTGGTTTATCCCATGGAACAACAAGCGATGCGCTTTTTCAACCTACTGGGTAATAAGTTTTTTAGTTTGGCTTTTGCTTGGCTGTTAGAACAACCGCTCAAAGATACCCTCTGTGGTACCAAAGTTTTGTGGAAATCAGATTACGAAAAAATAGCGGCTAATCGCAATTACTTTGGTGATTTTGATCCCTTTGGTGATTTTGATTTATTATTTGGAGCGGCTAAACTTAATTTAAAAATAATTGACTTACCGATTCGGTATCGAGAACGAACTTATGGCACCACCAATATTCAACGATGGCGTCATGGCTGGTTATTACTCAAAATGGTATTGTTTGCAGCGAGACGGATTAAATTTATCTAATAGTAGATAAAAAAGGAACAAAAATGCAATTGAAAACCGCATGGCAAAAAGAAATCTATGAAAATCCTCAATTGCTTGGAAAAGTGATTGCAATACAGAATGAAAAAATTGTTTTTTCTGCAAAGACTTATCAAGAAGTTATCGCACATTTTGATCAGAAAGATCAGTCCTATTCATTATTCAAAGTGCCCGGAAATTTCTATCATGTGCGAATACTCTCTTTTAGAATCAAGAGTTTGAGAAAACATCCTTGGCTTCCAACCTATCCGATTAAATTTCATTTTGATAATAACACTAGTCAAACTAAAGAAATGTTGATTGATAGTGGTGCAGATATTTCTCTCATTAATTATGAATTTGGAAAACTGCTGGGATTTGAAAAAAGCCCCCACGAGGCTATCTTAGAAGCAGAAGGTATAGGGGGATGCACTGTCCCCTATTTACTTCGTAATACTTTGATAGAAATAGAGGGATTTCAGTTTGAAAATCTCTTTGCTTGGTTACAAAATGAACAAGTCAATGAAATGATCATCGGCAGAGAAATCGTATTTGATCTATTTGATATTGAGTTTAAGCAGGCGGAGGAAACCATTATTTTTAAACATAGGAAAAAAACGTAGGAAAAGTAGGTAATGTTCAAAGCATGGTTGACTCATCCCCTAACAAAAGATATAGATATTGATGACCCAAATATTACCCACTTACGGCGGCGTATTATTCAAGAAAAACCGTTCTTACGCAAAATTTACCAAGAATGGTACACAACCATCGCTGCTGCCTTACCACCAGGTAATGAACCCGTACTAGAATTAGGTTCAGGCGCTGGCTTTATGAAAGAAGTGATACCTAATCTAATAACGACCGAAATTTTTTATTGTACTGAAATGGATGTTATCCTTGATGGGCAGAATTTACCCTTTGCTAATGGTGTTTTGCGAGGTATTGTGATGACTGATGTCTTACATCACCTTCCACAA
Encoded here:
- a CDS encoding type 11 methyltransferase, with the protein product MFKAWLTHPLTKDIDIDDPNITHLRRRIIQEKPFLRKIYQEWYTTIAAALPPGNEPVLELGSGAGFMKEVIPNLITTEIFYCTEMDVILDGQNLPFANGVLRGIVMTDVLHHLPQPRRFFSEAARCVRSGGVIVMIKPWVTPSSWRRLEWLFQPWMKSWAMFVQIVLRKVDG